In Mycolicibacterium lutetiense, the sequence GCGCATCCGCGAACAGCTGCTGCGCATCAACGCCGCCGTCACCGGCCACCGATTGCTGCGCGGGGCCATCGCACCAGGCACAGTGACCCTGCGGCAGCTGCCCGACCCTGCCCAACTGCGCGATATCGCCGCCGACCTGGCCGAAACCGCCGCCCTCAGCCTGGGCACCAGCATGGTCTACGAACGCTTCGCCGGCACCGCCGTCCTCGACCGCGACGACGCCCGCGGCATCGGCTGCCTGGGATATATCGCCCGGGCCAGCGGCCTGCGCACCGACGCCCGCCTTGAACACCCCACCACCGCGCTGCCCATCACCGAGATCAGCGCGACCACCGGCGACGTGCTGGCCCGCTACACGGTGCGCCGCGACGAATTCGCCGCATCAGCGGCCTTGACCGGTTACCTCATCGACGCCCACACCGGCCCCCTGCACCACAACGCCGCCCCCTCTCCCCACGGGGCAAGCAGCGGCATCGGCATCACCGAGGGATGGCGCGGCACCATCGTGCACCGCGTCGAACTCGGCCCCGACAACACCATCACCCGCGCCAAAATCGTTGACCCATCCTGGTTTAACTGGCCCGCGCTGCCCACCGCCATGGCCGACACCATCGTCCCCGACTTCCCCCTGGCCAACAAAAGCTTCAACCAGTCCTATGCCGGCAACGACCTATAACCCCACCTCAACAGTTCCGGTAACCTCATTAAGTTGCTAAGATTAGAAATTAACCGTATTAGGAGGCCCGTCGTGGCAGGCGCGCACCAACCGCTCTACCGGATGAAAGCCGAGTTCTTCAAGACGCTCGGCCATCCCGCTCGCATCCGGGTACTCGAGCTGCTCAGCGTGCGCGAGCACACCGTGGCCGAGATGCTGCCCGAAGTTGGCATCGAACCGGCCAACCTGTCGCAGCAACTGTCCATTCTGCGGCGCGCGGGTCTGGTGACCGCGCGCCGGGAGGGATTGACCGTGACCTACGCACTGGCCTCACCGCGGGTCACCGAACTGCTCGTCGTCGCTCGCGCCATCCTCACCGGTGTCTTGACCGGCCAGGCGCAACTGCTCGACGACGAACTCGGCGCGCCCGCCGGCTGAGTCGCCACCATCCGCGGCAACGCCGACGCACGCCAACTACTTGCTAACTTTCTTAATTACACAGTTCCGATAAACCTCTTGGTGGGTGATCTCCATGACGAACAACGCAGCAACCCGCATCCCGACCCCCGATGTGACCGCCAGTAACAAACCGACAGTGGGGGTGGCCGCGGTGCGCTCACCGATCCCGCCCATGCCCCAGCGGGACTGCTGGACGGCGATGGAGGACTACGCCGGGCTTGTCAGCGACCGCACCAACATGCGTGCAGTGCCCCTGCCGCTGATCAGTTCCGAGGCCGCCGCGGTGGCCGCGCGACTATCCCAGCTTCCGGTCTGCCTGGACGCGGTGCTGCTCATCGGCCTGGACGCCACGACGGCCGGGCAGGTGCAGACCGCTGTCGGCGCCGCCGGCGGCCCACCGGTGATCACCGAGCTCGACGCGACCACTGTCGCTGTGGCCGCGGCGGCTTGCGCAGTGCTCCGTGACCGAGGCGTCACGTCGCGTCGCGGCGAAATTGTCGTGACCGGCCCGGAAAACGCGCCGCGACTCGGGCCGCTGCTCGCCGCGCTCGGCATTGCAGCGATGACCACCTGGCGCCGCTACGACGCCGAGGACTATCCCCTGAGACGGCTGATGGCCCACAACGACGTGCTCATCGACCTCGCTGGAATCGGCGACGAGCGCGCCGCACCTGGGCGCACCCTGCGCATGCCTGCTGACCCCTACGATTTCGGCGCGCTGGTCGTGCCCGGATTGCTGGCCGGATTGTGCGGGCAGGGGCGCAGCCCCGTAACGATCGAGCTGTTCACCGCCTGCGCTCGAGCATTGACACTGCTCACCCCGACCAATCAGGTGCTGCCCGACCTCAATGAGCGGCTCCTGGTGCCCGCCATCACCTCCCGAATCCACCGCACACTCGCCACTACCCCGGCCTAGCCTCACCAACCCATCAGCGCCGACCCGTCCACGTCGACAGTCACCCACGGAGGACCACCATGACCATCACCGCGATCACCGGTTCCGACCAGGCGCCGACCACCCGCCTGGCAATCACCGACTGGGTCGCCACCGTCGCCGCACTCACCACGCCCGATCACGTGGTGTGGTGTGACGGCAGCGACGACGAATGGCAACGCCTGACCACCCACCTGGTCGACAAGGGCACTTTCGTCCGGTTGACGCGCAAGCCGAACTCATTTTGGTGCACCTCCGACCCCGAGGACGTGGCACGGGTGGAGGACCGCACCTTCATCTGCTCTCAACGGTCAGAAGACGCCGGACCCACCAACAACTGGATGGACCCGGTCGACATGAAAACCGTGATGACAGAGGAATATCGGGGTGCGATGGCCGGACGCACCATGTATGTGATCGCATTTTGCATGGGACCCCTCGACGCCGCAGAACCCAAATTCGGTGTGCAGATCACCGACTCCGAATACGTCGCAGTATCCATGCAGATCATGACCCGCTCCGGCACACCAGTGTGGGAGAAGCTTGACGCCGGCGCTGACTACGTCCGCTGCCTGCACTCCGTCGGCGCCCCCCTTCAGCACGGGCACGCCGACGTGCCCTGGCCGTGCGATCACACCAAATACATCTCGCACTTCCCCGAAGAACGCGCCATCTGGAGCTACGGATCGGGCTACGGCGGCAACGCCCTGCTCGGCAAGAAATGCTATGCGCTACGCATCGCGTCGAAGATGGCCCACGACGAGGGCTGGCTCGCCGAGCACATGCTCATCCTCAAACTCACCTCGCCCGAGCAGCAGGTGCACTACATTGCCGCTGCCTTCCCCTCCTCATGCGGCAAGACCAACATGGCCATGTTGTCCCCGACACTGCCTGGCTGGACCGCCCAGACCATCGGCGATGACATCGCCTGGATGCGCTTCGGCGCCGACGGGCGGCTCTACGCAGTGAACCCAGAGGCCGGCTTTTTCGGTGTGGCCCCCGGCACCGGCTCCCACACCAACCCCCACGCCATGGCCACCATCGAACGCGGCAATTCCATCTTCACCAACGTCGCTCTCACCGACGACGGCGACATCTGGTGGGAAGGCATGGCGACCGACACACCCGCACACCTCACCGACTGGAAACGCCGGGACTGGACACCTCAGTCGAACACGCCTGCCGCCCACCCGAATTCGCGCTATTGCACCCCGATCGCGCAATGCCCCACCGCAGCACCGGAATGGAACGACCCTGCCGGGGTGCCCATCTCGGCCATCTTCTTCGGAGGACGACGTGCCACCACCGTGCCGCTCATCACCCAATCCCTGAACTGGCAGCACGGGGTATTCCTGGCCTCCACCCTGTCCTCCGAAACCACCGCCGCCGCCACCGGCACGGTCGGCCTCGTACGCCGCGACCCCATGGCAATGCTGCCGTTCTTGGGATTCCACGTCGGCGACTACTTCCAACACTGGCTCGACATCGCCACCAAAACAGACCCCGCAAAGCTGCCGAAGATCTTCTACGTCAACTGGTTCCGCCGCGACGACAACGGCAAATTCCTGTGGCCCG encodes:
- a CDS encoding phosphoenolpyruvate carboxykinase (GTP), yielding MTITAITGSDQAPTTRLAITDWVATVAALTTPDHVVWCDGSDDEWQRLTTHLVDKGTFVRLTRKPNSFWCTSDPEDVARVEDRTFICSQRSEDAGPTNNWMDPVDMKTVMTEEYRGAMAGRTMYVIAFCMGPLDAAEPKFGVQITDSEYVAVSMQIMTRSGTPVWEKLDAGADYVRCLHSVGAPLQHGHADVPWPCDHTKYISHFPEERAIWSYGSGYGGNALLGKKCYALRIASKMAHDEGWLAEHMLILKLTSPEQQVHYIAAAFPSSCGKTNMAMLSPTLPGWTAQTIGDDIAWMRFGADGRLYAVNPEAGFFGVAPGTGSHTNPHAMATIERGNSIFTNVALTDDGDIWWEGMATDTPAHLTDWKRRDWTPQSNTPAAHPNSRYCTPIAQCPTAAPEWNDPAGVPISAIFFGGRRATTVPLITQSLNWQHGVFLASTLSSETTAAATGTVGLVRRDPMAMLPFLGFHVGDYFQHWLDIATKTDPAKLPKIFYVNWFRRDDNGKFLWPGFGDNIRVLKWALQRIDGSADAVRTPIGDIPTVGSLDLTGLGADHTLKQVAAALNVSPLDWSTELQSIKQWYADIGDKLPQALRHELAALKNRIGTD
- a CDS encoding ArsR/SmtB family transcription factor — its product is MKAEFFKTLGHPARIRVLELLSVREHTVAEMLPEVGIEPANLSQQLSILRRAGLVTARREGLTVTYALASPRVTELLVVARAILTGVLTGQAQLLDDELGAPAG